One genomic window of Centroberyx gerrardi isolate f3 chromosome 15, fCenGer3.hap1.cur.20231027, whole genome shotgun sequence includes the following:
- the LOC139912880 gene encoding G-protein coupled receptor 4-like, which translates to MEDLYNITTLKNDTRVFVGLERFFPAALHVTAWVVISIGLPLTLLAICALYSLVRDGHVAPIYVINLLVSDLIQMCCLAIAVTLHSGYIIGVSMDIYEIGLMASVGFMVCVALERYLVIACPLWYRFRRNIKISLVVSVMVWAFPFILFFLTYLLFDFMDPSILLSISLLLPFPLLIFFLAGTLKALSASISVPPEEKWRIVGVLVLVLLNYTLLFLPTIIWFLAAATHSIIFDRNLCLALIQFSPLVDLVLYVFMRKGAVDKLLACLCRCRMTREQEQGQINTVNDDTTVRVSSV; encoded by the exons ATGGAAGATTTGTACAACATCACAACCTTAAAGAACGACACTAGAGTTTTTGTCGGGCTGGAGCGTTTCTTCCCAGCTGCCTTACATGTGACGGCATGGGTCGTCATCTCCATCGGCCTTCCTTTGACCTTGCTGGCCATCTGTGCCCTGTACTCCCTG GTGCGAGACGGCCATGTTGCTCCGATCTACGTCATCAACCTCCTCGTCTCCGACCTCATCCAGATGTGCTGCTTAGCTATCGCGGTGACACTCCACAGCGGATACATCATTGGTGTTTCCATGGATATTTATGAAATTGGGTTGATGGCCAGTGTTGGCTTCATGGTGTGTGTAGCCCTGGAAAG GTATTTGGTCATAGCCTGCCCACTGTGGTACCGCTTCCGACGAAACATCAAGATCTCTCTGGTGGTCTCCGTTATGGTCTGGGCCTTCCCCTTTATCCTGTTCTTTCTCACCTAccttttatttgatttcatGGACccatccatcctcctctccatctccctcctcctccccttccccctgctCATCTTCTTCCTGGCTGGGACTCTCAAAGCTCTGTCTGCTTCCATCTCTGTCCCCCCTGAGGAGAAATGGCGAATCGTGGGAGTCTTGGTTCTGGTGCTGCTTAACTACACACTGCTGTTCCTGCCCACGATCATTTGGTtcctggcagcagcaacacattCAATAATTTTTGATCGTAACCTGTGTCTCGCCCTCATCCAGTTCAGTCCTCTTGTGGACTTGGTTCTGTATGTTTTCATGAGGAAAGGAGCCGTAGACAAGCTGCTGGCCTGCCTGTGTCGGTGCAGGATGACCAGAGAGCAAGAGCAGGGACAGATCAACACCGTGAATGACGATACCACAGTGAGGGTCAGCTCCgtgtag